The nucleotide sequence TCCGTGTTATGGCCACGCATGTGGCCATAAGTGGAGACATATATGTATCCTGTTTAGGCCACTTCTAAAAACTGATACAAAAACATCAATATTAGTGTTCTGTCCTACATTACACTAggctaattttatttaaataggcttattaaaatatttttggtatttttatatcAATATATACCTCATTGTTAGTATTGTCTTGGCATATCATACTAATTTACCTATGCTTGTAAGATACAAAATATGCAATAGGCACTATTCAAATATGCAACATTCTTTAACTAAATCTTTGTGCattatttataggaaaaatgagtCAACCAAAGAATAAGAAGTTTCAGTATTCTCCCAGCAAAGTTAAAGATGCTCTAAAGGCTATTGATGAGGGAATGAAGGTTGCTACTGCAAGCAAGTTGTACAAAGTTCCAAggacaacattaagaaacaaaatttctggtGTATCTCCAAAAGAATCTACAGGGCACTGTGGTCCACATTCTGTCTTaggagaacaaattgaaaaaaaaattggtggacTGGGTTTTGGACTGTTCTAGCGTGGGATTTCCAGTTACTAAAGAAAATCTCTGTGCATCTGTGCACAAACTTATTGAGAATGCAGATATGGAAAGTTGTAAGGCTACATTTACTAACAATCGACCTGGAAAAAAGTGGTATTATGGATTTCTTAAGAGGCACAAGGTTCTGTCACAAaaacatgcagaatatgtcaataggtctagaggttctgttacagaagagaaaataagaaactggTTTCACGAAGTATCCATCACTTTAAATGATATGGATGTGTTAAATGACCCAAATAGAATTTTTAATATGGATGAAACTTCTTTTTTTCTGGCTCCTAAAGGGGAATTAATCATAGGTCCTCGTGGCCATCATGTTTATGAAGAGTCATGTAACTCTGACAAAGATAACGTTACTACATTGTTTGCAGTGAATGCTGCTGGAAAATTTGCTCCTCCCTTAACACTGTTCAAATATGCAAGGATTCCAGCATCATTGGTGAAAGCAGCTCCTCCAAACTGGGGCATTGGAAAAACAGAAAATGGGTGGATGacaggtgaaagtttttttgagtaTATAACAAATGTATTTGATCCGTTCTTGAAAGAAGCTGAAATTCCCCGGCCTGTAGTAATATTTTTAGATGGGCACTGCTCTCATTTGACACTTCATTTGAGCCGATATTGTAGGGAAAATCAGATCATTCTAGTTGCTCTCCATCCCAATTCTACACACATCTTGCAACCATTAGATGTAGCTGTCTTTGGACctatgaaaaaaatgtggaagaagattgttcagaaatggcgttttgaaaataatggcactgaaatttcaaaATCTGATGTACCTTCTG is from Schistocerca cancellata isolate TAMUIC-IGC-003103 chromosome 6, iqSchCanc2.1, whole genome shotgun sequence and encodes:
- the LOC126088295 gene encoding uncharacterized protein LOC126088295 — protein: MESCKATFTNNRPGKKWYYGFLKRHKVLSQKHAEYVNRSRGSVTEEKIRNWFHEVSITLNDMDVLNDPNRIFNMDETSFFLAPKGELIIGPRGHHVYEESCNSDKDNVTTLFAVNAAGKFAPPLTLFKYARIPASLVKAAPPNWGIGKTENGWMTGESFFEYITNVFDPFLKEAEIPRPVVIFLDGHCSHLTLHLSRYCRENQIILVALHPNSTHILQPLDVAVFGPMKKMWKKIVQKWRFENNGTEISKSDVPSVLSQIITEPKMVANIRAGFRATGLFPFNVNNVDYSKIVVRSIPASTTVLTNEELQRHFSYIEKQIDPVLLDEFRATKRSNHEWEGNQEA